The following proteins are encoded in a genomic region of Zea mays cultivar B73 chromosome 9, Zm-B73-REFERENCE-NAM-5.0, whole genome shotgun sequence:
- the LOC100383011 gene encoding DnaJ protein ERDJ3A precursor — MGILLRSLLVASLVLSSLVLHVAAAKTIDPYKVLGVDKNASQRDIQKAFHKLSLKYHPDKNKGKGAQEKFEEINNAYEILSDEEKRKNYDLYGDEKGNPEFGGGNFGNHGGSTYFTGGGPKSSQFTSGNGWQTMGGQGNTKTFSFSFGGKPGASGGNPFGGGFDLGDVFSNLFGGGPMGDSHIGGSSGSARANTGTSGQHSGTTKIEDITTQVFNKEVADQGTTWLLLFYTPQSKSQFVLESVMQDVVHSLDGVLRAGKINCDNEKSLCKRSGVSIGKSARLFIYSYATAEKGSLHEYSGEHDAKSLKTFCQEHLPRFSKRVDISQFSFPLNVLPNLPQVLLLSSKKDTPAMWRAISGMFRNRIIFYDAEVHDVSHPLLKSLGVKNLPAVIGRTVNGEELLLKDGISVKDLRSGVKELKTLLDSFEKKNKKLLSNLANKKPSGQWEEIKKIPLLTASNFEETCGEKTSVCIIGVFGSNKAKGQLEAVLSEISMKTLIRGQNYNSRNAVSYALLDKDKQSGFLSSFDKSGYRSSDKLLIAYKPRRGKFAVYDGEVTLEEAERFVGSVLNGDVQLSPTKQKPVLR, encoded by the exons ATGGGGATCCTCCTCCGGTCCCTCCTCGTCGCCTCGCTCGTCCTCAGTTCGCTCGTCTTGCACGTCGCAGCGGCTAAAACTATAGATCCTTACAAG GTTCTAGGAGTTGACAAGAATGCTAGCCAACGGGATATTCAGAAAGCCTTTCACAA ACTTTCTCTAAAATACCACCCTGACAAGAATAAAGGGAAGGGCGCACAGGAAAAATTTGAAGAAATAAACAATG CATATGAGATTCTATCTGATGAAGAGAAGAGGAAAAACTATGACCTCTACGGGGATGAGAAGGGTAaccctgaatttggtggtggaAATTTTGGAAATCATGGGGGTTCTACATACTTCACTGGTGGTGGCCCTAAGTCCAGTCAATTCACATCTGGTAATGGATGGCAGACGATGGGTGGTCAAGGAAATACAAAAACGTTTTCATTTTCATTTGGTGGTAAACCTGGGGCCAGTGGTGGAAACCCGTTTGGTGGTGGTTTTGATCTTGGTGATGTTTTCTCGAACCTTTTTGGTGGTGGACCAATGGGTGATAGCCATATTGGTGGATCAAGTGGCTCAGCTAGAGCCAACACTGGAACTTCTGGTCAGCATTCTGGCACTACCAAGATTGAGGATATCACCACACAAGTTTTCAATAAAGAAGTAGCTGATCAAGGAACTACTTGGCTTCTGTTATTTTATACTCCCCAATCTAAAAGTCAGTTTGTGCTAGAGAGTGTCATGCAAGACGTGGTCCATTCACTAGATGGTGTTCTTAGG GCTGGTAAGATCAACTGTGACAATGAAAAATCTCTTTGCAAAAGGTCTGGTGTTTCAATAGGGAAATCGGCCCGTCTCTTCATCTATTCATATGCTACTGCAGAGAAAGGGTCTTTGCACGAGTATTCTGGGGAACATGATGCTAAGAGCTTGAAGACATTTTGTCAAGAACACCTGCCAAGATTCTCCAAACGGGTAGATATTAGCCAATTCAGCTTCCCTTTAAATGTTCTACCAAACCTTCCTCAAGTGCTCTTACTATCGAGTAAGAAGGACACACCAGCAATGTGGCGTGCTATCAGTGGGATGTTCCGCAATCGGATAATCTTTTATGATGCTGAG GTTCACGATGTTTCTCATCCTCTGCTGAAAAGTCTTGGCGTGAAGAATCTCCCAGCTGTAATTGGCCGAACCGTGAATGGTGAGGAGCTCCTTCTGAAGGATGGCATTTCGGTGAAAGATCTCAGATCTGGTGTCAAGGAATTGAAGACACTGCTAGATAGTTTTGAGAAGAAGAATAAGAAGTTATTATCGAATCTAGCTAATAAGAAACCTTCCGGTCAATGGGAAGAAATCAAGAAGATTCCTCTCCTCACAGCTTCCAACTTTGAGGAAACATGTGGAGAGAAGACTTCAGTATGCATCATTGGTGTTTTCGGGTCAAACAAAGCCAAGGGGCAGCTTGAAGCAGTCCTGTCTGAG ATATCTATGAAGACTTTGATAAGGGGGCAGAACTATAATTCCAGAAATGCTGTCTCCTATGCTTTGCTGGATAAGGACAAACAATCTGGATTCCTGTCATCGTTTGACAAGTCTGGATACAGGTCATCTGACAAGCTGCTCATCGCCTACAAGCCCCGCCGGGGGAAGTTCGCGGTGTACGACGGCGAGGTGACACTGGAAGAAGCTGAAAGGTTCGTGGGATCCGTTTTGAACGGAGACGTTCAACTGTCGCCGACGAAACAAAAACCTGTCCTTCGGTAG